The DNA region TACAAATGATAAATATAGAATTAATtaagtatttctttatttaatttaattaattaccgtcatttaaaaaaagtacactTAACAGGTTTCAACAAAACGGTTGTAGCTGAAAGAATATAGGTATAAAATAGTATATTTATTTGTCATCCCAGGAATTTTAGCTGAATGTAGAAAAATCTGCCTGTTTGTTAGGTGCTGAATATAATGTTGAAATCAGCATCGTAGTTGAGTAATTCACTTGGAGAAGATCTGTGTAGGGAAAAGAAGGATCTCTGCGTTATTACCCCAGAGGAAGTaactatttacatttacataagtaacttttagaaaaaaatatcttattagcAGTTTGTACCAtactgtttacttttatttgagtaatattatttttgaagtaaCATCTCTCTTGGGTAAAAATGTCTAGCTCCTgtaagtacaaaaatatttcacattctCTTCTTTTGCTACCAGCCTAGTGAAAGTAAGCACCCCTCAtgctcatttaaaatattaatagagAAATTAtctgcaaaatgtttctgttctttttcctgtttataGTCAGGATGTGAAGCCAGGAGTCAACATGGTGAGGAGTGTGAAGGAAGCCatcagaaaggaggaaaaacaaaaggagaagaaTATCCAGAACCGTCAGAAGAGCTACAAGGAGCAGGAGAAGGAAAGCCGAGAAGCAGCTTTACAGAGCTCCATCAGCACTCAGAACAAGGGCTTTGCACTTCTTCAGAAGATGGGTTACAAGGCTGGCCAAGGCCTTGGAAAAGAGGGTAAGTAAAATCTTTCctaataattttgtctttaatcaAGATTAGGCTCTTGAATCAAATGTAATGAAGTCTTATGTGTCTTCAGGAGCAGGAAGGGTTGATCCGATTCCTCTAAGTATTAAAGCAGGTAAGCTGTTCATTTTTATATCATACTGTGCTGATGAGTacaatttgttatttattgagGTTTCTATTACTGATCCATCAGACAGAGGGGGTATTGGTCTTGAagaggtgaaaaaaagaaaagctgaggaGGAACTCCACCATTATCGGCAGAAAGTTCGAGCCAAACAGCAGAACGAGGCCAAGTCTCTGGAGGATTTTAGGTGAAGCTTGCAAGAGCATTTAAGATGTCCCTGAGGAGAATCCCTACTTATAGTAGAGCTGTTTTATTGTATGTGTTTGCAACGCACTTCAGGTCAAGAGTcagaacagagagagaagagcGGAAGATTGAAGGAGACCTGAGGAGGAGTCAGCGGTCTTGCGAGCAGCTTGACAATCAGAAGGTTAGAAGAAATTTGAGTATAAAGTTCCTTGCACTAACATTTTGTCGCACTACAGCCAATGATATGCTTATGCTTTGACCTAATCATGCAATTATAACTCTGCCTGCATCTTGAGGGTTGTTGTCATACAGGAAGTTAAATCTCCACCCCAGTTTCAAGTGTTTTGCAGCCTCTGAAAGGCTTTCTTCCTTTATTTAGCTCCAACCATCAGATAAATAATTCAGACAAATTTATTTCCTTGTtgaaaagcagcatttttcaCAGCATAATGCTTCCTCCACCAGGTCCCACCACCACAATGGTGTGATCACAGTCTAGTTGGAATATCCTGTTGTATGTAGGCCAAAAGGTTGAAATTTAGTCTTTTCCAGCATAATTTGTGACAAACTTCTAATGAAAATTCTTACAACTCCTTTTAAACGTAAGTTTCCATTTTGCGATAAAGGTCAGATTTGCAGATGGTACTTTTGACAGCTGCTTCctcctgagctgtggatctctgcagctcctcttggTTGTTTCTCTGAATGCTTTCCTTGGTCAGCCCTCATTTTAGACATTATAATGTGagaatgcataaaaaaagaaaaaggggaaatacgttttcaagaaaaatctcattatcaTTTTGACTTACTCTTAAAGTGACTCTTCATTGTTGCGTAGGTTTCCTTCTTACACATGAGGTATGTTTTCGTCTCAGGGCATAACTGCTCCCAGAGAACCCTGGTATTGGCCCAAAGGTGATGTTGATGATGAGGAAGATCCTGTTgaagaggaggacgaagaggaaGAAATTCCAGAGCTAAATGTTGGTATTTATTTTAGGATAAAATCCCAGTGTTTACCATATGAAATATATGCTCCCTGCCAATGTCATTAATGTGTTTGCTGTTAAATTTACCATTATGTTACCTTCAggtgtttctgtctctcttacAGCCCTCTGATAAACTGGAAATTATTACATCCTATTTACGAGGAGTCCATTTTTACTGCTTATGGTGTGGAACCACATATAATGGTAAGGGTGAAACCATCATAAGATTTCTATCTGTTTTATGGTCTTTTGCTCATGCATATGTTAACTTTCTGCAGATGAGGAGGACCTGGCTTCTAATTGTCCAGGAGATACAGCAGCAGATCACGAATGATCCTGATTAAAAGACATTTAGTAGCTTCTTTCttgaaaaaacagcaacatatatttgtttcttaaaatatcTTTGACGTAATAAAGACAATGTTACAGTGAAAAATCAGAATCAACAGACTTTAGAGCAACTGCATTTGATAATATTAGTGGTAATTTgtgaaacattcatttattgttgAAATCTACTGTcagtttttatgtctgttttttttcttcaaaaatgtgacaaagttgcatttacaatgtttcttttaaatgatgGAGGaatttcttttatgtgtttcaaaagcagctataatagaagtattttttagaaATCTTGTGTTGATGCAATTTcgtttttgtcatgttaaaaaatTGTTGTTGAATTTGAGTTACTTAGAAAGAGGTcatattgtttaaattttttaaaatacataattatctCTGCTTTTAGTAATTCTTCCCCCTAAATATCATTATACTGGGCATGTCTgtaaatcattattattaccTTCCTTTCATGActgttttttgtgcatttttattacaCTAAGTATTCCTTTGGCGTTTTGAACTACATGTCCCATCAACTGGAACCGTTGTGAATCCCTActggatttatatttatttacttccttTGAGCTGTGTGGCGTCCGCATTCATAATTTACAAAAgctacaaacatatttttacaaaggTAATACAAATAAAGAGCCCAATAAATATCTTCCACGTGgccaaaatgtttaatatattaatctattttcattcttttgaaAATTCTTAGGTcgctttttaaatatttcaattattaGAAATGTAAAGCTGGCtttaaaagttagatttttaattaaaaatagtgAATGCATTAAACTCCACAGGAGTTGATATTTCAGACTGGACTTGAAGGCACCATGGGTGACGTTTCTGATGAAATCGAAACTTAGTCTCTGCCGTGGAAGGAGAGCTAACATGAAACCAGAAGAGTTACCGGGCTAGGGctgttttctcatattttattgcACTTCAGAAGCTAATCGTATTCAAAATGGATTCTGCAAACTACGTGGCGAGGCTGAACGAATACGCACAAAAAGAGCGGCTGGAGCTGAAGTATGAGGAAGTTGGATATGTTGGACCTGACCACATTAGAACGTGAgttggtgggattttttttatttttgcatcattctGGAAGTTTTCTTCTACCTGCGACTCAAGGTGTATTGTATCATTTTAGTAAACCACTCATCTCTATGAAAACATATGCATACTGTACAGTAACGTCAGTGAAGAGACAACACCacgaagaccaaggaacacagcagtcAAATCAAGGAGAAATGTGTGGGTTAAAATTATAGAACAATATTCCCAAGTTTTAATTGATTCAGTAGCTCTATTCTGAGAATAGTTAGAGGTTGGAACAGATGCAACCATACAAAGACATAGTTTTCAATCAGAGTAGCATCTAAGAGACCCTATagaaactctggaggagctgccgAGATCCACAGCTCAAGTGGGAGAATGTGTCTGAAGGACAACTATCAGTATTCATTGAAGAGTGTGCAAGAGGAAAGatattattgaaagaaaatcacaaatcacAGAAATTAGCATTTGCTAATTTGTTGATCTCTCCATATACAGTCAATTTCTGTACAACTTAGctacacaaagacacacattacaaacaaccatgcacacacacacacctaagaGCAATTTAGAAAGCCCTATTAGTCTAGCAGTCATGTTTCTGTACTTTGGGTGGAAGTCGGAGTACTCGGAGAGTAACCAGACAATCACACGGAGAACAGATATAAAACATTGGGCACTAAACTCTGGGTAGATAACACCAGCAGTAAACATTTTATCCATTTGGTGAAAATTTAACtaagatttatatatatattgtttgggggttttttattcCGCAAATCTGCTAGAGCTGTGCCTCTAAGAATAGGTAATGAATCCAGACTCACCCTGCACtgtttgttctgtcacattaaatctcccaaaatgtgaagaaattagCTATAGTTCTTCTTGTCAAACCATTCAGTCACATTCTTAACGCAACTAATCCAATTCTTCTGAATCTTTTGCAGGTTTACTTTGAAAGCTGTTGTGAATGGAAAGCCATACCCTGAAGGTGTGGGGAAGAACAAGAAAGAAGCCAAACAGAGTGCTGCTAAAAATGCCTTGATAAGCTTGTTAGATGAAACTTCAGTTTCTGTAAGAATTATTGAATTAATGCACATTTCACTTTTTGCATTGATGTGAAATACTAacgtgtgtttttttttaaatcctgacagacaggaagtgtTGCAGAAGTTTCTTCTCCTCAGATTCAGGTGAAAACTAATTACATGTGTTGGTTGAATGAATATGGACAAAGTAATAGGCTCATGATAAGGGCTGTGGAGAAAATCACACCTGGACCCAATAATTTATCTCAGTAAGTCTCCGTACATCATCCAGTTACCTTTACAGTTGTGAACTCAGTAGTACAAGTTATATAAAAGTATTCTTCTCATGACGGCATCAGGTATTGTAGGTTTGTGGTGGGAGACAAGGAGTTTCCAGCTGCTTATGGGAAAACCAAGAAGGAAGCCAGGGAGGAAGCTGCCCGCCTGGTGCATCATGAGATATTAGGCAATGAAACCTTAGATGTAAGTAGTGAGTTCCATAAGTTTATTAATATAATCTTATTCTAACATATCTTATTCCtgaattcaatttaaatgtttgtttctgattgtatatttttgtttgttttgcagactGGAGATGATCGGGACAGCGGCACATCAAGTCTGCCTTATGAGGAAGTTGTCTCAGATACCAGGTGAGCCTCATGCTTTTCCCTGTGTTGGTTCTAAAAGCAGTCCCTCCGGGatgacacaatttttttttgtttattttgttgtggcCTAAAATTACTGATTATGCAACacctttttgaaaaagttgcacattttttaaagctttatttacaCCATGCCATGATCTTACAAATCTTATCTTCACAAAAAAGATAAGATTTTAACATGGTTAATAAGAGAAATTCAAATAATATTGTCAAGTACTTTTCTGAAATAGCACCCttgatataaataaatttatgtcGTGGGGAAGTTCAATTTCAAGATGGTTAAGGGGATTGGTCAAAATTCAGCCGGGttgctgtgattggtcagaaaagaaggaaatacaCAAAAGATAAAGGTGATTAGTCATATTTGCAGGTAAGTTGAGATGATTGGGGAAAATTGCAActcaaaatatacaaatgattAGTTAATAGCCTTTCTATTAGTTAATATTTCAACTTCCTGGAGggactgtaaaatattttattagttataatattttgtctttcagtAATCGTGCCAAGCGGTTGAGCCTACAGTCTGAAGACAGCATGctcacagaaacaaacttcattGGACTGGTCAATTATCACTGTCAGAAAACAAGGAGCACCTGTACGTTTGTAGAAGAGAAAAGAAGTGGCCCCTCTCATAACCCAATGTAAGCTTAAGTGAACTTCTTTAAGCTGAATACATAGCAACGGACTAATAAACTCTTTGCTTATTAGTCTCTTCCTTTTGGGCATTACAGATTTTTCTACAAGTTATTGATTAACAACGTGCCGTACTCCGTTGGTGAGGGCAAGAGCGTCAAGGATGCCAAACAGAATGCAGCTCGATTGGCCTTGTCTGCGCTGAAGGAGCGGTCAGACTGGGACAGCAAGGTACCGGTACTTAAGTTTTTTTAACGTGTGATCTAGTTCTGGTGCTtctaaatgaattaaaatatcaCTGAAAAGTTCCTTCATTTTTTACACAGTTATATTACATACAGAGTaatatatttaagttatttatttcagttaattttaatCACTATAGTTTTAAAAAGGTCATTTCTAAATAAGCACAGAATGCTGCATGCAAGGATATTCACAGAacgtttagtggaaggaaaacaatttgTAGACAAATGTGCACAAGGAATATAGACAGCCATAACTTTGAGAGGATTGTGAAGGAATGTCCATTTGGGAGATTAGGGGCTGGCAAACTTATCTGATCTAAACTCGATAGAGAATCTATGTGCTACCATCAAAAAGAATAGAAGAGATAACATAACCAACATTACAGATTAATTGAAGCCCGCTTATAAAGCAATCTGGGATTGCTTAATACCTCAGCAGATCCACGAGCTGATCTCATCCATGCTTCACTGACAGTAATTAATGCAAAAGGAGTCCAAAACAAGCATTTATTACACATTTCATGGGAATACATTTTAGTTGgccaacatttctgttttgtttttttttttaatctttgttttattggtCTGCTCAtattatatgaaaaaataacattttgattctgtgtgttttcaggtaGCTGGGTTTGATGATTGCACACAAGCCAAGCAGTCACCTCCAACAAGCACACTGTAAGGCAGCTACCAGCTTTTGTCAAAGATACTAGaagaaaatgtgcattttattaaatttaatccTGATGAATTTAGTGTAAGAGGAGATTCAGTTTGGGTTTAAAACTCACCACAGGACTGATTGCATTGTTACGGGATTGTATTAAGATGAGACACAAAATTGAGAGAACAAGACGGGACaagattttaatattactttCAAGAAAACTTCAAAGCGAAATTTATACTTCAAAAAGGCCTTTTCTACATTCTTCCGTATTTTtaccaacaaacacaaactgctgtctttttaggatttctttttattacttcAGATGTTGGAATAATACTTGTGTTATGCTATTCCGACTGAGCCGTACAGCAGATGGTTACACTTGCAGTTGAACATGGCACTAATTGTGCATCTCTTCCAATCCTTAGGGACTCTGGTCACACAAAATCAGGCCTGGTGGAATCAGCCACAAGCGAATCAATTGTTTTTAAGGATTCATCAAACCCACCCAAACATCAGGtgtgttatttatttctcttgctCCTGTTTTTCCTTTGTAGAACATATTGCAGaacatattaaagtttttatccaactcatatttttgctttgcattttgagcttttaaaacCTGCAGTTGCCCAGATGGTTCAACAAAAGTACTGAAGTCACACCATAAGACGAAGCACAGTAAcaacagctgcagcacaaaaatcTGATACCCTTTTGGTTGTCAGATTTAGGGGCTTTGCACTGGTGTTGTTAGTCTAATGATGAGGTCCCAAATGCTTTGGTTTCTCATATGCTTATGTTTTTGGCTTAATATTAGACATTTGCAAAACTTCCACTTTAGCATGACTACCAACTGGCCACAACTTCCATTGTAAGTTAATATAcgatctattatttttttacttacatccatccatccatccatccatccatccatccatttatctatttatttattgttcaccCTTGACCCTAATGGTACTTCCATTATAAGTAACATTAAGCCATTGTGACTTGTACTGTTTAGTTGccacttttgtgttttgttgaacCATTTTGGCCAGCGTGTAAAACATCGAGATGGATTTTGAAAGTTTGCATATTTAGTAAAATGattgtttctctgctttttccaAAGGTGATAAGTCCAGTTGTGAAGCCTAAAATAAAGTAAGCCATCATCCCTACTGTAAAGCTGTACTTTCTTTCACCAAATGTCaatggttctttttttttttcttgccagaATTGCTGCaatttttccaaatgtcaaTGAGAGCAGTAAAGAGGTAGAGAACAAAGATAGTGACCATGACAATTCATATCTGTGGTTCTTTCTCAAAATACTGACATCCTCATTGTGGCTTTTATTAAGGATATGGTAAATTTCAAACCCAATCAGAGAGGAAATCTTCAGAGTGTAAAATCGCCAACTCAGACAGTTTCAAGGTATGGAAATTTAATTGGTacaagaaacaaagagagagattatttttcttagaaGATGTAAGAGTAAATAAGATATGCTGTTATATAGCTCAAACACAATAATaacttttaatgcttttaagTTTCAGCAGATTTGCAACAGACTATGAATCCATAGAACAACTTGATAAAGGAGCTTTTGGTCGTGTGTTTAAGGCGAAACGTAAACTGGAGGGAAAATATTACGCTGTAAAGATTGTGCGCTACAAAGAGTGagtcaataatttttttccttaacaACAGTGGGTTTTTGGGGGGGGTAATACCCAAGACAtatgctttaaaaacacaaattaaggTGTAATGTTTTCTGAATGTAGCCTGTTTGTTGTACTTATTTGGATTAGAAAAACTCTGGAGGAGGTGAAGGTTTTGTCGGAGCTGAATCACTGTAACATCGTTCGGTACCACTCCTGCTGGCTGGAGGACACGGCCTACCACTGGGACCCTTCcactgacagcagcagctcttcacAGTGAGTCCTCTGCTCTCTGGAGGTCTCACTCATCAAACCTGGTGTTTATTTCATCTTTATGTTGTTTACTCTCCAGATCTTCCATTGACCTGTCTACGAAGTATCTCTACATTCAGATGGAGTTGTGTGAGATTAAAACACTGCGGTTTTGGATAGAtgagaaaaacatccagaaccCTAAAAAATCCCTCAGAGACTCcaggagaagagaagagagtGTGGATATTATGGTGCAAATGGTCAGCGGAGTCGAGCACATTCACTCCGAGATGCTCATCCACAGAGACTTGAAGGTGAGACAGCTGGTCGGTTTCACctgaaactaaaaaaagtaAACAGTGATACAGAGCTTtgcaaaatggcaaaaactTAAGTTGATTCTCTTGGGATTTTGTGATCTAGACAACGGGTTTGACTTTATTGACAACTGCAGTTCAACAATCGATTATTACCAACAAAATCTtcttgcagttttatttttcaaataaaattctaaatagCAGGCAGAAGTAGGCTGTGTAGGGTAGGCAGCCTATTCCAGTTTTGGTAAATtaatggtttcattttgtttttgaagtgttgtaaatgatcaaaatgaagttaatttatctgATCTAAAAAGCACAGTTTATctgaaaagtattcacagcacttccttattcataatttttatattttacagccttattctaaattgtattaaatcaaTCGTTTCTCTCAAAATTCtacacacaaaaacctcatttaaaaaggtggagaaaaatgtatgagatttttacaagtaaaaaaaaaaagaaaaccaaggAATCAAATTTACATAAGTGCATTCAGCAAAATTCTGAACTATGTCTTTCTGTGCATCACGAATCTGCGTGTTAGCCCGCTAACATCATGTTCAATCGGAACGGCACGGTGAAGATCGGAGACTTTGGTCTCGTCACATCTGAGATTGAAGATGATGCAGAGAACCAGAAGGAGAGAAGAGGCTACAAAGGAACTCCATCTTACATGGCGCCTGAGCAGGTGAGAGCAGCTGTAGGAATGTCtcttaaatatttcatgaaCTGTCAATGGGTTTGTGTGGCTTTTCCTGATTCTgtgtcattttataacagaAGGAACGGAGGCTTTATGACCGGAAGGTCGACATATTTGCTTTGGGTCTTATATTTTTTGAAGTCCTTTGGAACATACCCACTATCCACGAGAAAGAAAAGGTtaggttgtttttgtgtctcgTCAGTTATTTCTTTGTTATGTTAGATGATGATGACTCTTTTCCAGGTTTCTGGCAGAGTTTTGTTTGAGTTAGACACAAACAGCAGTGTATTTCCTGCAATctgtacaaagaaaatattagatGTTTGCGACTCAAAGAAGGTTGTAATCACTGTTAACTATGGAGGCAGCAGAAGCATTGTTTTATTGAGAGTTTGCTGTTATTTATAAAGTGTTTTGCTTCTTGTTTATTTCAGCCTGACtaagcagttttattttcatttattattacttGATTTCCAGATGTGGGCTGATGTCAGAAACCAGAAGTTTCCTCAACTATTTCTGCATCATTTCTCTCATGAGGTACTCGACTACTCTCTCAATCTATGGGCCGTCTTAATTTTCACTTTGCTGACATTTGGTagatta from Gambusia affinis linkage group LG13, SWU_Gaff_1.0, whole genome shotgun sequence includes:
- the gpatch11 gene encoding G patch domain-containing protein 11 — translated: MMELLTRGFLVDGRKFSTNEPNIGGAISEHLFKLILSLFFIVLLFFLQFAMSDEEEDYMSDAFLSKIQDVKPGVNMVRSVKEAIRKEEKQKEKNIQNRQKSYKEQEKESREAALQSSISTQNKGFALLQKMGYKAGQGLGKEGAGRVDPIPLSIKADRGGIGLEEVKKRKAEEELHHYRQKVRAKQQNEAKSLEDFRSRVRTEREERKIEGDLRRSQRSCEQLDNQKGITAPREPWYWPKGDVDDEEDPVEEEDEEEEIPELNPSDKLEIITSYLRGVHFYCLWCGTTYNDEEDLASNCPGDTAADHE
- the eif2ak2 gene encoding interferon-induced, double-stranded RNA-activated protein kinase isoform X1; translated protein: MDSANYVARLNEYAQKERLELKYEEVGYVGPDHIRTFTLKAVVNGKPYPEGVGKNKKEAKQSAAKNALISLLDETSVSTGSVAEVSSPQIQVKTNYMCWLNEYGQSNRLMIRAVEKITPGPNNLSQYCRFVVGDKEFPAAYGKTKKEAREEAARLVHHEILGNETLDTGDDRDSGTSSLPYEEVVSDTSNRAKRLSLQSEDSMLTETNFIGLVNYHCQKTRSTCTFVEEKRSGPSHNPIFFYKLLINNVPYSVGEGKSVKDAKQNAARLALSALKERSDWDSKVAGFDDCTQAKQSPPTSTLDSGHTKSGLVESATSESIVFKDSSNPPKHQVISPVVKPKIKIAAIFPNVNESSKEDMVNFKPNQRGNLQSVKSPTQTVSSFSRFATDYESIEQLDKGAFGRVFKAKRKLEGKYYAVKIVRYKEKTLEEVKVLSELNHCNIVRYHSCWLEDTAYHWDPSTDSSSSSQSSIDLSTKYLYIQMELCEIKTLRFWIDEKNIQNPKKSLRDSRRREESVDIMVQMVSGVEHIHSEMLIHRDLKPANIMFNRNGTVKIGDFGLVTSEIEDDAENQKERRGYKGTPSYMAPEQKERRLYDRKVDIFALGLIFFEVLWNIPTIHEKEKMWADVRNQKFPQLFLHHFSHESQMIKSMLCGKPEERPEASKIKTDLEQHKWLLAELKTKQLDSKTVI
- the eif2ak2 gene encoding interferon-induced, double-stranded RNA-activated protein kinase isoform X2; translation: MDSANYVARLNEYAQKERLELKYEEVGYVGPDHIRTFTLKAVVNGKPYPEGVGKNKKEAKQSAAKNALISLLDETSVSTGSVAEVSSPQIQVKTNYMCWLNEYGQSNRLMIRAVEKITPGPNNLSQYCRFVVGDKEFPAAYGKTKKEAREEAARLVHHEILGNETLDTGDDRDSGTSSLPYEEVVSDTSNRAKRLSLQSEDSMLTETNFIGLVNYHCQKTRSTCTFVEEKRSGPSHNPIFFYKLLINNVPYSVGEGKSVKDAKQNAARLALSALKERSDWDSKVAGFDDCTQAKQSPPTSTLDSGHTKSGLVESATSESIVFKDSSNPPKHQVISPVVKPKIKIAAIFPNVNESSKEDMVNFKPNQRGNLQSVKSPTQTVSSRFATDYESIEQLDKGAFGRVFKAKRKLEGKYYAVKIVRYKEKTLEEVKVLSELNHCNIVRYHSCWLEDTAYHWDPSTDSSSSSQSSIDLSTKYLYIQMELCEIKTLRFWIDEKNIQNPKKSLRDSRRREESVDIMVQMVSGVEHIHSEMLIHRDLKPANIMFNRNGTVKIGDFGLVTSEIEDDAENQKERRGYKGTPSYMAPEQKERRLYDRKVDIFALGLIFFEVLWNIPTIHEKEKMWADVRNQKFPQLFLHHFSHESQMIKSMLCGKPEERPEASKIKTDLEQHKWLLAELKTKQLDSKTVI
- the eif2ak2 gene encoding interferon-induced, double-stranded RNA-activated protein kinase isoform X3; its protein translation is MDSANYVARLNEYAQKERLELKYEEVGYVGPDHIRTFTLKAVVNGKPYPEGVGKNKKEAKQSAAKNALISLLDETSVSTGSVAEVSSPQIQVKTNYMCWLNEYGQSNRLMIRAVEKITPGPNNLSQYCRFVVGDKEFPAAYGKTKKEAREEAARLVHHEILGNETLDTGDDRDSGTSSLPYEEVVSDTSNRAKRLSLQSEDSMLTETNFIGLVNYHCQKTRSTCTFVEEKRSGPSHNPIFFYKLLINNVPYSVGEGKSVKDAKQNAARLALSALKERSDWDSKVAGFDDCTQAKQSPPTSTLDSGHTKSGLVESATSESIVFKDSSNPPKHQVISPVVKPKIKIAAIFPNVNESSKEDMVNFKPNQRGNLQSVKSPTQTVSRFATDYESIEQLDKGAFGRVFKAKRKLEGKYYAVKIVRYKEKTLEEVKVLSELNHCNIVRYHSCWLEDTAYHWDPSTDSSSSSQSSIDLSTKYLYIQMELCEIKTLRFWIDEKNIQNPKKSLRDSRRREESVDIMVQMVSGVEHIHSEMLIHRDLKPANIMFNRNGTVKIGDFGLVTSEIEDDAENQKERRGYKGTPSYMAPEQKERRLYDRKVDIFALGLIFFEVLWNIPTIHEKEKMWADVRNQKFPQLFLHHFSHESQMIKSMLCGKPEERPEASKIKTDLEQHKWLLAELKTKQLDSKTVI